The genomic segment gtactccggtttcctcccacattccaaaaacatgcacggcaggctgattgaacactcaaaattgttagactctgtgtgccctgcgattggctggcaaccggttcagggtgtgtcacccccccccccccacctactgcccgaagacggctgggataggctccagcacgccccgcgaccctcgaggataatggatgggtggacgGTACGACAGAGTTGTCCATTTTCAGCAATACCAAACGTATTTGGAATCAAGTTCCTGATGTCATCCacaaggccacgccccttaaagacACGGTTCGAGTCAACTTAGATGGACTCATCACGTCCAATCACCTGCTGCGTATGTCAAAACACCCCGCGTGCGCAGCCACAGTGAATTGGCAGAAGCTCGCAAATGCGCGCGTACTGACTTGTTAAAAAGGAATGTCATATTGTCTGCGATTGGCCGAGCTccgagttcagggtgtagccccGCCTAcatgctccagcatgcccgtgatcTTCGTGAGCATGAAGCGGttcaaatggatgaatggatgaatgtcaTTGTTTTACTGGCTGTCAAagggtgtgcatgtgtatggatgggggttgggagggggtcgggtgggggggggggatattccGGGTTGCAACTGCCTACTTTTATGCTTGCCCTTTGATGGCATTTTTGAGCAGTTCTTGCTGCCCCTCCCGCCTCTCTTTAACATCATGGATTGCTAAATGTGTTTGATCTGAACACCTTTTTAGGTCGGGTTACataacatttttgtctttgaaaagttGCAAACTTTCGGACAAAAGCGTCGatataagaaaaagaaaattcagGGGGACTTTGGGCTTTTGAGGGACAAAGAGGAAGGTGCCGAGGTACCAATCACCTCCACCCCCATGTCCGCAAGCCACTAAGCGCCAACAATCGGTAATTACTTTCGaagccattcttttttttatatgcagTGCGGTCCTAGTTTTTCAATAAAATCCACTTAAGCAAAGGTCCGGCAACAAACGTTAACAATGAAGTCAAGGTTGTCAGCGTTGCATAACGTGCGTGACTTTGCCACCGTTGGTCGGCTCGCAGTTTGCTCTCCGGGCCAGGAGGAAGCCACGTTGGAGTTTCTGCTGACCGACTTCGACCAGATGTACCGTCggcagaagcagctggaggccgACATTCAGGAAGCCTTCCTGCGCTTCATGAGCGTCCTGCTGCGAGGCTACCGCACCTTCCTGCTGCCCATCACGCAGGCTCCATCCGACACCGCCACCGACTGCAGTTCCCTCTTCAACCTGCAGGGTGAGCTCTCCTGCGTGCAGGCCGTCTTGGTAATCCCTGTCCGTGTACTCTAAGCGGTCAGTCGGCCCTTTTCTAGCGCCGTTGAAATAAACGTGTCCATTCGCGCCGTTCCTTTCTCCTTTGACGCGTCTGCTTCCTTCCAGGCTTCCTGAAGTCTCGCGATCGCACTCAGCAGAAGTTCTACTCTCAGTTCACGCGCACGCAGATGTTCACGCAGTTCATTGAGGAGTGCTCCTTCGTCAGCGACCGCCACGCCTGCCTCGAGTTCTTCGACGAGTGCGTGCAAAAGGTCAGTGTGCGCTTTTGCCGATCGTCGCAAGAGAAGGAGAAGTTTGGGAACTTGAAAACTTTTAAGGGAGGAATTATGATgtataaaaacacaaagcaatGAATTTGTCTTTGGAGTAATGCCGCAAGGATATAAGTTGAAAGGCTTCCTGCAGATCCTTGGAAAGGCTCAACCCACCACAAACGATGAAAAGAATCGGCagataccgtattggcccgaatatctTTTCTCTattctctttttgttttattgttgttgagttttgtatttattcattcattcattcattcatcttccgagccgcttgatcctcactagggtcgcggggggtgctggagcctatcccagctgtctttgggcagtaggcgggggacaccctgaacacacacagggggcacacagaaacgaacaaccattcgcactcacactcacacctagggacaattcagagtgttcaatcagcctgccacgcatgtttttggaatgtgggaggaaaccggagcacccggagaaaacccacgcaggcccggggagaacatgcaaactctacacagggaggccggagctggaatcgaacccggtacctctgcactgtgaagccgacgtgctaaccactggactaccgggccgccagttttgtatttattaccgcgttattttattttttgcacgaAGGAGTagcacccaaatttcgttgtatgtaatacaatgacaataaaggtgattctgattctgatataaaacggtgttttttgcattgaaataagactgaaaaagtgggggtcgtcttatattcggggtctggacgttatacccattcacgacactagagggcgccagataccattgaagcgaatgctgaacttgagtcCCCGGACCAAGGCGaacgaacccctgtcacgaagaataaaaataaaaaatagcggaagcacgaagaagaaaaataaaaaatagcgttaaggaagaaaagacaagaaaacaatcgaagagataacagaaaatggagaaaagtgggtcgaagatcggcagctcagaagttatgatgtcatttacatttcaaaaaccagaagccattcatttacgaatgtgattgcactttagatttgaatgaggcaaaataacatcctttttctctcaaatatattttcatcatttgtttcagatgcactttaattattttctgtataaaaatgaatttagtgttcaaaaagtcttttttcaaatttgagtctCGAAAAagagtcttataatcagggccgtcttgtaTTCGGGCCAATGAGGTAAATCGATTGGTTAGTAACTTCATAGCAGTCAGCGTTTTCTAGGAAATTGAGAATGTTGGGCAAAACTCGGGACAATCCCACCGAAGGAACTAAAGGGCGGCGCCGGTGTCCCGGCAGGTGGACGTGGAAAAGCCGGAGGACGTCCGTctggtgggcgtggacgagagCCACTGCGGCGAGCGCACTGTTTTCATCATGCCGCCCGAGCAGCCCACGGAAGACGATGGCTCCGAGTGCCCCGCCCACTACAGGTGATGTGACGCTCCATTGCTACGCCATCTCTCACACACGCTCTCTCACACTCTGTGGCACGGGTGCAGCTACGACACTTTCCCCGCCTTGAGGCCCGAGCTCTTTGACCAGCCGCTCGACCAACTGCGTGTCCCCGCCAAGGGCAGCGCTCCCAGTAGCCCCGCCCCCCGACGCACCAAACAGGTATGCAAAGAACGCACTCCCTGTCCACCCGGTAAAAACGTGAGAGGGAGTCGACTATTTCTCCCAAATGACACCGGCGTGCGACCGCACTGTCGCCAGGAGCTGAAGGTGGCGCAGCGGCGCGCGCAGACGTGCTGCGGCTCGGCCGACATGTGGTGCAAGTGTCTGCTGGGTCACATGTACGGCCTGTGGTTCATCTACCTGCCCACCTACGTGCGTGCGCAGAGCGCCAAGGTGCCCGCCCTCCATGCCGCTTACGATGTCCTCAAGCACATGGAGAGCAGGAAGGTCCTGCTGCCCGATGAGGTGATCGCATCGCTCGCGATTATCGTCGTGATGATGACTCATGATTGACAAACTACTCTTAATGCGCGCAcctttgttgtgtgtctgtCGTGTGTTTGCGTGTACGCGTATTGCTGCGGGCGTTTTTGTCTCAGGTGTGTTACAGGATCCTGATGCAGTTGTGCGGTCAGTACGGTCAGCCCGTGCTTGCCGTGCGTGTCCTCCTTGAGATGAAGAAGGCGGGCATCACGCCCAACACAATCACATACGGATACTACAACAAGGTACGCACGCGTGTATGCGCACACAGCACAGACTCGCGATGACCTGGACGTTTCTTGCGCTTTTGCGCTCAGGCGGTCCTGGAGAGCAAATGGCCGTCAACCAATCAGGGCGGGCGCTTGCTTTGGGCCAAGCTGAGGAACGTGGTGCTGGCCGTCGCCCTCTTCAGGCAGCCCATCAAAATGCGCCCCAACGGCCAAGGTCAGGACGCCGCCGCGTCAAAACGGGTCATCTCGGCAACTCACACCTCCGCcttctctgcttcttcttctcagGACATGCAGCCGTCATGGAGGAGCACAGTCCCCGGCCCCGCCCCAGCTTGCCTCTGATTCGTCAGGCCAGCTGGAGCGGCCTGAGCGAAAGCTCCAGTCACGAATCTTTGACGGGATCCTTTGCCAAGAGCAGCAGCCTCAGCAGCATCAAGACGCCCGCACAGTGTAACACGCAACATGCCGCGCACCAATACATCCATCCGCCGTGCCCCAAAGCCACCCTTAATTGCCCGCCAAAACTGAAACAAGTACTcgagcgtctttttttttttttttttttgtggttttgggTTCAACAGTGGCGAATACACGTAACAGGAAGTCGGGCTTCCGTGATGAACTGTCCAGCAAGCCTCCTCTGGCGCCCTCTGGTGGCGTTCTGGTGCGTCGCAGTGACATCTGCTTGTCCAGCTTCTACGCAGATGCCGCAGAGAATGACGAGTGCGGGGGCGACTGGGAGGCGGGTGCGAGGTCAGGAaggtgggacacacacacacacacacacacacacacacacacacacaccgaaagTCGAGTTAGTATGACGTGTATACCGCTCAGCAAAACAAATGGCAACCAATCAATCAAGTTGGATGGTTGCATTGCAATCGCGAAACAGGAAGTGGACCGACAGACAGGAAGCAGATACAAGCGCGCCAAGTCGGCCTTCTTTCCCCACAGAGTGGCGAGCGCCTGCGAGGTGGCGTCGGTGGACGAGAACGACAACAAAGTTGCCGTCCCGCCCAGCCGAGGCCTGGCGGGACGGCTGCAGCAGCTCCTGACGCCCACACGACACAGGTCGGCGGTCCGACGCGCCGCCAGCGTGGACGAGCGGCGGCCGGGCGCCAGAGGGCGAGGACCCGCCGCAACTTCGAGCCGCCGGCTGTCCGAGCAGCGTAGGTCCAGGAAGTCGCAGGTGGCGGAAACGTTGCTGAAGGCCAAAGAACGCCTCGCCAACGCCACTTCGGAGGTGACGCGCCGCCGCCTGCTTGCATGCTAACTTTTGCTTGGGAAGAAGCGGAattcacaaaatggccgccctttACACATGCGCACTCAAAATCACAGCCGATACAGTGTGGGACGTGATGATGGCCCCGccccattttcacattttgttgaatACAACATCAAGTTTTGGGTGATTAGGTTAGTCGATGGagtcatcaagtattaaaatattttcattgttattgttatgcggcccggtaggccagtggttagcacgtcggcttcacagtgcagagttaccgggttcgattccagctccggcctccctgtgtggagtttgcatgttctccccgggcctgcgtgggttttctccgggtgaacgCACACCCTATGGGGCGGCcggatagtccagtggttagcacgtcggcttcacagtgcagaggtaccgggttcgattctagctccggactccctgtgtggagtttgcatgttctccccgggcctgcgtgggttttctccgggtgaacgCACACCCTATGGGGCGGCcgggtatccagtggttagcacgtcggcttcacagtgcagaggtaccgggttcgattccagctccggcctccctgtgtggagtttgcatgttctccccgggcctgcgtgggttttctccgggtgctccagtttcctcccacattccaaaaacatgcatggcaggctgattgaacactctaaattgtccctcggtgtgagtgtgagcgtggatggttgttcgtctatgtgtgccctgcgattggctggcaaccgattcagggtgtcccccgcctactgcccggagacagctgggatgggctccagcaccccccgcgaccctagtgaggatcaagcggtacggaagatgatgatgatgatgatgttattGTTATATAACCCATTGGAATCATTTTTCTTGAACTAAAACTCAAGATTtcaaaaaagcacaaaacaatTTCCATTCAGTAAGGCCCGTTTCCCTTCATTTTCACGGCAGGTTTGTGAATTGGAATCGgatagttgtatttttttttttttttttgccagcgcaGTGACGAGATcgctgaatttgtttttggcCAGAGCTCTCTGTCGCTGGGCAGCGACGCCGACCCGGTGGACACGCCGCGACCTCTCCGCCACTCCTGGGATGCTAATCAAGACGCGGCGGGGATCGAGGTGAGCCAGTCCCACGTTTCATTTGTCAGGACAAATTGTCcttgtgagtttttttgggggggggtttcataTGAATGTTTTTAATGCGCGTGAGGTTTTGATGTCGAGCTGCTCACGGTGCCGCGCTTGCGGTTGCCTGGTGTACGACGAGGAGATCATGGCGGGGTGGACGCCTGACGACTCCAACCTCAACTCCCGCTGCCCCTTTTGTGCCGCCTCCTTCGTCCCCTTCCTCAATGCCCACATCTGTGACCTGCGACCCCCCGGCGGGTACGAGTCGCCGTCGCCGCCGTGTGACATTCCCGTGCCCGCCGCCGGCTTCATCATCTTTTGGTCTTCTGGACATTTCCAGTGACGGCGAGGGTGAAACTGGCATCCAGCCTCCCGGCGGTCAGCCGGCGGGGACGGCGTCTAACGGCTTGGGCGACGACCTCACCCCCGAGAGCGACGCAACCGTGGTAAGGCTAGAGCGATGCGAACCGGTCGACCGTGCCGCGCAGCGTGACTGGTAGTGACGGCGCGCGGCCACCAGGTGGCGGTGGCGTACGTGAGTCCGCTGGTGCTCCGGAAGGAGCTGGAAAGCCTCCTGGACCACGAGGGCGAGGCGGTACTGGGCCAGCAGCAGTTCCTGGAGAGCCACTGCATCATCTTCTGGAACCTTCTGTGGTTCTTCCAGCGCCTCGGTTTGCCGAGCCACCTGCTGCGGCTCGTGCGACTCCTCGTCAAGCCCACGCAGGTAGAACATACCAGAAAACCGCGTTTCTCTTCGATGTCAACTTCTTTGGATTCTTCAGTTTTCGTAACTTCTCTAACTGGaaaaagtacccccccccccttaattaCAGCTTAATTACGTGCACCTTTTAGACGTGTTCAGATCAAGTTTCAATCCATCTTACTTAAGGTCAGATCAGGTTCCAGTCGGTTTACTTTTGCATCAGGTTTCAATTAATTTGTGAGATTCTCATCAGAAACGGATCTGGTTCACATCCGATGCAGATCTGGATCGGGTTAAAATACGTTTCAAATTAGTTTTACTCAAGTAAGTCTGATTCAGATCACGTCAGGTTCAAAGACGGTATGGATCGAGATGATCCGCaactccacccatccatccgttttccaccgcttatccggggtcgggtcgcgggggcagcagttttaggagggaagcccagacttccctctccccagccacttcttcgagctcttccagGCGGATCCGAGGCGTTCCcgtgccagctgggtgacatagtctctccggcGTGTCCTAGGTCGTCCTCGGgttctcctgccagtgggacatgcccggaagacctcaccagggaggcgtccaggaggcatcctaattagatgcccgagccacttcatctggctcctctcgattgtggaggagaagcggctctcctctgaacccctcccggatgaccgagcttctcaccttatctctaagggagagcccggacaccctgcggagaaaactcatttcggtcgcttgtatccgggatctcgttctttcggtcacgacccatagctggTGAccgtagatgagggttgggacgtagatcgaccggtaaatttcGCTCAGCTCAGTCTTTTCCGACTGatgaccatggtttcagatttgaaggtgctgatcctcatcccaaccgcttcacactcggctgcgaaacgctccagtgagagccatcagaaccacatcatctgcaaaaaagcagagatgcaagactgaggccaccaaaacggatccccctcaacgcttcggctacgcctagaaattctgtccagaaaggtgatgaacagaatcggcgacaaagggcagccttggcggattccaaccctcactggaaacgattccgacgcCGTAAAATCCAATTCGGATCACAATCGGGTTCATATGACTTATGATTAATATTTCAAATTCGCATCAAATACGTTTTGGGATTCAGTGGAGTTAATGTCATATAGCGAGGAATCAAATTGTAGGTTTGATTCGATGATCAATTTCAGAAGCGCGGTCGCACATCTGAAAAACAACACCTTTTCACAttggggtatgtgtgtgtgtgtgtgtgtgtgtgtgtgtgtgtgtgtgtgtcagtcggAAGGTGCGTGTCTTCGTGTAAGGCTCCTTTGGGACACCCTGACCCCCGACCCTGACTCGTGGCCACCCCTCTACGTACTGTGGCGTCTTCACAGTAAGTGAGCTTTTCGACTTAACCCCACACCCACCCGActaatccccccacccccccacaccccctcggAACAGGCGGCGTTCCCGTGCGCGGCTCCCGCTGGCGTCGCCACAACCACCCTTTCACGCTGGCCTTCCTGGAGGAGGTACTGCGCTGCGTGGGCATGAACGAGGTCCACAAGGCCGTCACGCTCTTCCTCAACACCGTCGACGAGGCGCGACGCCACGCCCGCACCGCCTCTCCGCCGCTCCGCAGGTCAGATGTGGAACTGCGCACTCGCGCCACATTCAGCTTTTGTGTGTGACTGACTGAATGTTTCAGTGGGTCAGTCAATTTTGTCAGTTTGTCGTTCGCCACTGATGTTCCGTGTTTCTAatgttctctgtgtgtgtgcgcgtacacATGCGCACGTGTACATTCAGGAGCGTGTACCGAGAGTTGCTGTTCCTGACACTGGCGGCAATGGGCAAGGATCACGCGGGTAAGTGTGGGGAGGGGTCGTGAGGCGGCAAATTGGGTCTCTACCTTTGGGGCGAACACGGCTGCGTCGTTCCTCACAGGTGCTTTCGACAAGAAGTACAAGTCGGCGTACGCGCGCCTCAGTGGCGTCATGGGCAAAGAAGAACTGCGCGAGAAGCGAGCGCAGCCTCCCAGCGCCAAAGCCCTGGACTGCAGACGCAGCTTCCAGCCGCCGCTCCAGTGCTGATCGGTCGCCGCTTCTGATGCCAGTTGATCAGTGACAACCCACTTCCTCCTCTTCGCCGGCTCTCCGAAGCGGCGCGGCCTACCCTGCCGCGCGCCCAGGCACCCGTACGTCGTAGGCCGCCGCCACTCAACTCAACCGCAACCGCTCGATTTCCCGTGTTGTGAGCGAGCAAAGATGGAGACGCGTCCCCTTTGTGTTTTCCCGGCACGGTCGTAAAAGAGTTTTTGCGGCAGCCCGTGATGTCACGGTGATatcattgtgatttcatc from the Hippocampus zosterae strain Florida chromosome 5, ASM2543408v3, whole genome shotgun sequence genome contains:
- the LOC127601478 gene encoding DENN domain-containing protein 4B-like isoform X1, with the translated sequence MTEDKCPQLVDYFVVAGLDPAGPWRPLDDDARTAASTPPPCRAADPVTDLVVIARGLGEEVPQGFTCIDKSLGGHSAELSAGLINNPRLYLCYRRGRDKPPVVDLGVLYEGKEQPKTGWYVIETTPYSRSANLSSGAGPAAQRVFLTYRRAADAQGLHSLGVTDIGVLLPGKGEAAPHTFSRVDKNLNTGMWGHALYVCFKRAAAKASALVYEAGLLSRYPADDQDAFPLPESVPVFCLPMGVALESWPADAKYRLPVFSTFVLTSASGDKVYGAAIQFYEAFPREVLSERQSMRLGLLSVLDRRPVPERTLQAKKSICVLSHWPFFDIFQKFLTFVYRYSVSGPHVLPLEKHISSFMHNVPFPSPQRPRILVQLSPYDNLLLCQPVSSPLPLSGASFLKLLQNLGPGNACTLLLAVLTEHKVLLHSLRPDVLTAVAEALVSMTFPLRWLCPYIPLCPLQMAEVLLAPVPFIVGVHSSYFDLYDPPADVVCIDVDTNTLFQSDDKKPLSWRSLPRKPGKTLYSTLGNLHKTLEQICSPGQEEATLEFLLTDFDQMYRRQKQLEADIQEAFLRFMSVLLRGYRTFLLPITQAPSDTATDCSSLFNLQGFLKSRDRTQQKFYSQFTRTQMFTQFIEECSFVSDRHACLEFFDECVQKVDVEKPEDVRLVGVDESHCGERTVFIMPPEQPTEDDGSECPAHYSYDTFPALRPELFDQPLDQLRVPAKGSAPSSPAPRRTKQELKVAQRRAQTCCGSADMWCKCLLGHMYGLWFIYLPTYVRAQSAKVPALHAAYDVLKHMESRKVLLPDEVCYRILMQLCGQYGQPVLAVRVLLEMKKAGITPNTITYGYYNKAVLESKWPSTNQGGRLLWAKLRNVVLAVALFRQPIKMRPNGQAVMEEHSPRPRPSLPLIRQASWSGLSESSSHESLTGSFAKSSSLSSIKTPAQLANTRNRKSGFRDELSSKPPLAPSGGVLVRRSDICLSSFYADAAENDECGGDWEAGARSGRVASACEVASVDENDNKVAVPPSRGLAGRLQQLLTPTRHRSAVRRAASVDERRPGARGRGPAATSSRRLSEQRRSRKSQVAETLLKAKERLANATSERSDEIAEFVFGQSSLSLGSDADPVDTPRPLRHSWDANQDAAGIEVLMSSCSRCRACGCLVYDEEIMAGWTPDDSNLNSRCPFCAASFVPFLNAHICDLRPPGGDGEGETGIQPPGGQPAGTASNGLGDDLTPESDATVVAVAYVSPLVLRKELESLLDHEGEAVLGQQQFLESHCIIFWNLLWFFQRLGLPSHLLRLVRLLVKPTQSEGACLRVRLLWDTLTPDPDSWPPLYVLWRLHSGVPVRGSRWRRHNHPFTLAFLEEVLRCVGMNEVHKAVTLFLNTVDEARRHARTASPPLRRSVYRELLFLTLAAMGKDHAGAFDKKYKSAYARLSGVMGKEELREKRAQPPSAKALDCRRSFQPPLQC
- the LOC127601478 gene encoding DENN domain-containing protein 4B-like isoform X2, which encodes MTEDKCPQLVDYFVVAGLDPAGPWRPLDDDARTAASTPPPCRAADPVTDLVVIARGLGEEVPQGFTCIDKSLGGHSAELSAGLINNPRLYLCYRRGRDKPPVVDLGVLYEGKEQPKTGWYVIETTPYSRSANLSSGAGPAAQRVFLTYRRAADAQGLHSLGVTDIGVLLPGKGEAAPHTFSRVDKNLNTGMWGHALYVCFKRAAAKASALVYEAGLLSRYPADDQDAFPLPESVPVFCLPMGVALESWPADAKYRLPVFSTFVLTSASGDKVYGAAIQFYEAFPREVLSERQSMRLGLLSVLDRRPVPERTLQAKKSICVLSHWPFFDIFQKFLTFVYRYSVSGPHVLPLEKHISSFMHNVPFPSPQRPRILVQLSPYDNLLLCQPVSSPLPLSGASFLKLLQNLGPGNACTLLLAVLTEHKVLLHSLRPDVLTAVAEALVSMTFPLRWLCPYIPLCPLQMAEVLLAPVPFIVGVHSSYFDLYDPPADVVCIDVDTNTLFQSDDKKPLSWRSLPRKPGKTLYSTLGNLHKTLEQICSPGQEEATLEFLLTDFDQMYRRQKQLEADIQEAFLRFMSVLLRGYRTFLLPITQAPSDTATDCSSLFNLQGFLKSRDRTQQKFYSQFTRTQMFTQFIEECSFVSDRHACLEFFDECVQKVDVEKPEDVRLVGVDESHCGERTVFIMPPEQPTEDDGSECPAHYSYDTFPALRPELFDQPLDQLRVPAKGSAPSSPAPRRTKQELKVAQRRAQTCCGSADMWCKCLLGHMYGLWFIYLPTYVRAQSAKVPALHAAYDVLKHMESRKVLLPDEVCYRILMQLCGQYGQPVLAVRVLLEMKKAGITPNTITYGYYNKAVLESKWPSTNQGGRLLWAKLRNVVLAVALFRQPIKMRPNGQGHAAVMEEHSPRPRPSLPLIRQASWSGLSESSSHESLTGSFAKSSSLSSIKTPAQLANTRNRKSGFRDELSSKPPLAPSGGVLVRRSDICLSSFYADAAENDECGGDWEAGARSGRVASACEVASVDENDNKVAVPPSRGLAGRLQQLLTPTRHRSAVRRAASVDERRPGARGRGPAATSSRRLSEQRRSRKSQVAETLLKAKERLANATSESSLSLGSDADPVDTPRPLRHSWDANQDAAGIEVLMSSCSRCRACGCLVYDEEIMAGWTPDDSNLNSRCPFCAASFVPFLNAHICDLRPPGGDGEGETGIQPPGGQPAGTASNGLGDDLTPESDATVVAVAYVSPLVLRKELESLLDHEGEAVLGQQQFLESHCIIFWNLLWFFQRLGLPSHLLRLVRLLVKPTQSEGACLRVRLLWDTLTPDPDSWPPLYVLWRLHSGVPVRGSRWRRHNHPFTLAFLEEVLRCVGMNEVHKAVTLFLNTVDEARRHARTASPPLRRSVYRELLFLTLAAMGKDHAGAFDKKYKSAYARLSGVMGKEELREKRAQPPSAKALDCRRSFQPPLQC